In Ferribacterium limneticum, a genomic segment contains:
- a CDS encoding MalY/PatB family protein has protein sequence MSPFDQPIDRRNSDSIKWSKYAGRDVLPLWVADMDFAAPPAVIETLHRRIEHGVFGYGGPWPSLTESVLAHLESEYQWRIEAEWIVWLPGLVTGLNVACRAVDGEVLTATPIYPPFLSAPHFSGRKLNRAELACTDDGWRFDQAALQAALTPATELFLLCHPHNPVGRCWSRDELLELAALAEANDFIVCSDEIHCGLILDVDKRHIPFASLSPEAAKRSITLMAPSKTFNIPGLGCAFAVIPDTSLRRRFEHAMHGIVPHVNVLGLAACEAAYRDSGDWHRELITYLRANRDLVIATVNWEKGAKMKSVEATYLAWIDVRELGLAKPAAHFEAHGLGLSDGADFGAPGWLRLNFGCPRSTLEEALKRFTTACRAA, from the coding sequence TTGAGCCCGTTCGACCAGCCGATCGACCGGCGCAACTCCGACTCCATCAAATGGAGCAAGTACGCCGGCCGCGATGTCCTGCCACTATGGGTCGCGGACATGGATTTCGCCGCGCCGCCGGCCGTTATCGAGACCCTGCACCGGCGCATCGAGCACGGTGTTTTCGGCTATGGCGGACCGTGGCCTTCGCTCACGGAGTCAGTACTCGCTCACCTTGAAAGCGAATACCAGTGGCGAATTGAAGCCGAATGGATCGTCTGGTTGCCGGGGCTGGTCACCGGGCTCAACGTCGCCTGCCGGGCCGTCGATGGCGAGGTATTGACGGCGACGCCGATCTATCCGCCTTTCCTCTCCGCCCCGCATTTCTCCGGCCGCAAACTTAATCGCGCCGAACTGGCCTGCACCGACGACGGCTGGCGTTTTGACCAAGCCGCCTTGCAAGCCGCGCTGACGCCAGCTACCGAGCTGTTCCTGCTCTGTCACCCGCACAACCCGGTCGGCCGCTGCTGGAGCCGCGATGAACTGCTCGAACTGGCCGCGCTGGCCGAAGCCAATGATTTCATCGTCTGCTCCGACGAAATCCACTGCGGCCTGATCCTCGACGTCGACAAGCGCCACATCCCGTTCGCCAGCCTGTCGCCGGAGGCCGCCAAACGCAGCATCACGCTCATGGCGCCGTCGAAAACCTTCAACATCCCCGGCCTCGGCTGCGCTTTCGCGGTCATTCCCGACACCAGCCTGCGCCGCCGCTTCGAGCACGCCATGCACGGCATCGTCCCGCATGTGAATGTCCTCGGGCTGGCTGCCTGCGAAGCGGCCTACCGCGACAGCGGCGACTGGCATCGTGAATTGATCACCTACCTGCGCGCCAACCGCGATTTGGTGATTGCTACGGTCAACTGGGAAAAAGGGGCAAAAATGAAATCGGTCGAAGCCACTTACCTGGCCTGGATCGACGTCCGCGAACTCGGGCTGGCCAAGCCGGCCGCGCATTTCGAAGCGCATGGCCTCGGCCTTTCCGACGGCGCCGATTTCGGCGCACCGGGCTGGCTACGGCTCAATTTCGGCTGCCCGCGCAGCACGCTGGAAGAAGCGCTCAAGCGATTCACCACCGCCTGCCGGGCCGCATGA
- a CDS encoding 5-formyltetrahydrofolate cyclo-ligase codes for MVEPNEDNTAWRRALRRDMVARRAALGEAEHAGLSARIVEHLLAALPVPRIVAFCWPIKHEPDVRTVVERWAALGAQAALPVVVAEDAPLAFRLWTDETPLEPDRYGIPTPVAGDFVRPDLILLPLNGFDAAGYRLGYGGGYFDRTLAALSPRPLAVGVGFEINRLDSIRPENHDQRLDWIVTEAGSFKISAA; via the coding sequence ATGGTTGAACCGAACGAGGATAACACGGCCTGGCGCCGGGCATTGCGACGCGACATGGTGGCGCGACGTGCGGCGCTGGGCGAGGCGGAGCATGCCGGACTCTCGGCGCGCATTGTCGAACACTTGCTGGCCGCCTTGCCGGTGCCGCGCATCGTCGCCTTTTGCTGGCCGATCAAGCACGAGCCGGATGTGCGGACAGTGGTTGAACGGTGGGCGGCGCTCGGGGCGCAGGCAGCCCTGCCGGTCGTCGTTGCCGAGGATGCGCCGCTGGCCTTTCGCCTGTGGACGGATGAAACGCCGCTGGAGCCGGATCGGTACGGGATTCCGACGCCGGTGGCCGGCGATTTCGTGCGGCCTGACCTGATTTTGCTACCGCTCAACGGTTTTGATGCTGCCGGTTATCGGCTGGGTTACGGCGGCGGCTATTTCGACCGGACGCTGGCGGCGCTCTCCCCTCGCCCACTGGCCGTTGGCGTTGGCTTCGAGATCAACCGGCTGGACAGCATCCGGCCGGAAAACCACGATCAGCGACTCGACTGGATCGTCACCGAGGCCGGCAGCTTCAAAATTTCAGCCGCCTGA
- a CDS encoding lytic transglycosylase domain-containing protein: protein MKFRLILIGLALPFSVLAQSNGDTAFLTARDAFRAGNITKLERASSQLGNHELAVYVESYRLRMWMEQGDPNNLRDFLQRNEGSYVAEKLRADWIRWLGKRLTWNEVDAEFPKMLAPEPDVICYSQQARLARFDQSVLAEAEKQWLSQLEPPEPCRPVLDALVTNQRKTADDVWARARRQVEANRPGWAKTTLNYLPESQMPDSKAFDSAINSAMSYLVRQPGNWSASRAGRELAAFAISRLAANDPRVAADELEKIKGKLQDSERQWAWTQIALQGAKKHLPETVDWYANAGKAPLSDEGAQWKVRAALRAQEWGVVRDAIQAMSAELAARPEWVYWLGRALKSGGRTTEADALFDRIAGQPNFYGNLADEELERKITLPPKAKATTAEETRAAIDNPGIRRAMAFFRLDLRTEAVKEWNWALRGMDDRELLAAANLAKRNQIWDRAINTADKTRNEHDFSLRFLAPYGETVRPAAQNQSLDDAWVYGLMRQESRFITNAKSNVGASGLMQLMPATAKWVAKKIGLRDFSHGRVNDTETNVLLGTSYMRLVMENLDNHPVLASAAYNAGPGRAKKWRADRPLEGAIYAETIPFSETRDYVKKVMSNAVYYSAQFNGKSDSLKTRLGVVGAKTAEGMKDADLP, encoded by the coding sequence ATGAAGTTTCGCCTCATCCTCATCGGCCTCGCCCTCCCGTTTTCCGTCCTTGCCCAGAGCAATGGCGACACCGCTTTCCTGACCGCCCGCGATGCTTTCCGGGCCGGCAACATCACCAAGCTGGAACGGGCCAGCAGCCAGCTCGGCAACCATGAACTGGCCGTGTACGTCGAGAGTTACCGGCTACGCATGTGGATGGAACAGGGCGACCCGAACAACCTGCGCGACTTCCTGCAACGCAACGAAGGCAGCTACGTCGCCGAAAAGCTGCGCGCCGACTGGATACGCTGGCTCGGCAAGCGCCTGACGTGGAACGAGGTGGACGCCGAATTCCCCAAAATGCTCGCCCCTGAACCGGATGTCATCTGCTACAGCCAGCAAGCCCGGCTCGCCCGCTTCGACCAGAGCGTGCTGGCCGAAGCCGAAAAACAGTGGCTGAGCCAGCTCGAACCACCGGAGCCCTGCCGGCCCGTGCTCGACGCCCTCGTCACCAACCAGCGCAAGACGGCCGACGACGTCTGGGCGCGCGCCCGCCGCCAGGTCGAAGCCAATCGCCCGGGGTGGGCCAAGACCACGCTCAATTACCTGCCCGAAAGCCAGATGCCGGACAGCAAGGCTTTCGACAGCGCGATCAACAGCGCCATGAGCTACCTCGTCCGCCAGCCGGGCAACTGGTCGGCCAGCCGGGCCGGGCGCGAACTCGCCGCTTTCGCCATCTCGCGCCTCGCCGCCAATGACCCGCGCGTCGCCGCCGACGAACTGGAAAAGATCAAAGGAAAACTGCAGGATTCCGAACGCCAGTGGGCGTGGACCCAGATCGCCCTGCAAGGCGCCAAGAAGCACCTGCCCGAGACAGTCGACTGGTACGCCAATGCCGGCAAGGCGCCGTTGTCCGATGAGGGCGCCCAGTGGAAGGTCCGCGCCGCCCTGCGCGCCCAGGAGTGGGGTGTCGTCCGCGACGCCATCCAGGCCATGTCGGCCGAACTCGCCGCCAGGCCGGAGTGGGTCTACTGGCTCGGCCGCGCCCTCAAATCCGGCGGCCGCACGACGGAAGCCGACGCGCTGTTCGACAGGATCGCTGGCCAGCCCAATTTCTACGGCAACCTGGCCGACGAGGAACTCGAGCGCAAGATCACGCTGCCGCCCAAGGCCAAGGCGACGACTGCCGAGGAAACCAGGGCCGCCATCGACAACCCGGGCATCCGCCGCGCTATGGCCTTCTTCCGCCTCGACCTGCGCACCGAGGCGGTCAAGGAATGGAACTGGGCCCTGCGCGGCATGGACGACCGCGAGCTGCTCGCCGCGGCCAATCTGGCCAAGCGCAACCAGATCTGGGACCGCGCCATCAACACGGCCGACAAGACCCGCAACGAACACGATTTTTCCCTGCGTTTCCTCGCTCCCTACGGTGAAACGGTGCGCCCGGCCGCCCAGAACCAGTCGCTCGACGACGCCTGGGTGTATGGCCTAATGCGCCAGGAAAGCCGCTTCATCACCAACGCCAAGTCGAATGTCGGCGCCTCCGGCCTGATGCAGCTCATGCCGGCCACCGCCAAATGGGTCGCCAAAAAGATCGGCCTGCGCGATTTCAGCCACGGCCGCGTCAACGACACAGAAACCAATGTCCTGCTCGGCACCAGCTACATGCGCCTGGTCATGGAAAACCTCGACAACCACCCGGTCCTCGCTTCCGCCGCCTACAACGCCGGCCCCGGCCGGGCCAAGAAATGGCGCGCCGACCGGCCGCTCGAAGGCGCCATCTACGCCGAAACCATCCCGTTCAGCGAGACACGCGACTACGTCAAGAAAGTCATGAGCAACGCGGTTTATTATTCGGCCCAGTTCAACGGCAAGAGCGATTCCCTGAAAACTCGCCTCGGCGTGGTTGGTGCCAAAACCGCCGAAGGCATGAAAGACGCAGACCTCCCCTAG